The nucleotide window TTcgtagataatataattactaaagAGCTAAACAGAAGACCccgaaattataaaagattggCTCATTCGGGTTCAAGAGGTTACTCAAGAGCATGGGATCTCACCAGACGATATATACAACTTTGATGAAACGGATTCTAATATAGGAATAATTGGGACTACAAATATACTGACTAGTTCCCAGAGCTGGTCGGCCAACTCAAAATCAACCCGGGAATCGCGAACGGGTAATTTCAATTGAGTCTTTCAGTTTAAAGGAGAGGCTTTACCTCCGACTCTGATCTTCAGAGACAAAACGCATCTTCAAGCATAGGATGAAGATCAAACCAAATCTTTCTACCTGCAGGATTGAGGTCAGCTATTATGGTCAAATTGCAGATATGATTATATTCGATAGCCTCAAAAAACTTCCGTTGATCAGGGACAGATCAGTGGGAAGATACAGCCTCCCAGTCCTcgacagccatggcagccATCTAATCCCCGAGTTTGACGGAATCTGTGCTGCAAATGAGGTTATTTCTATTCATATGCCTGCTTATTCGTCCCGCCTGTTTCAACCTCTTTATATTGGTTGTTTCAGTACACCTAAACGCGTgtatagtaaaataattgAGAAGCAAAAACACTGCAGCCGGAACATTGTCGACAAACTTGACTTCCTAGAAGTCTATCCTAAAGCTCACCAACATGCTCTATCATGATTGAATGCTATTAGTGGGTTTAGAGCAACAGGTCTAGTTTCTTTACATCCTAGGAGTGTCCGATACTAAATATTCGCTTGAAAACAATACCATCTCCGGATAGCCAGTCAAGTGGCTCACTGCTCCAAACTTCACACAATATAAGGCATCTTAAGAGCATCAATACCGTGGAGCGACTGCTTCAAATCTCAAGCAAGCCCAATTTCACCTGCAGGATCTCTACTACGGCAGCTTCTTCTAGGTTGCGAGCCTGCAATAACAGATATTAGTATACTTGCTAAGAAGAATGAGGTATTACGTGCGAGTCATGAAAAGCAGCTACAAAAGAGAAGACGCTTAAGGAATCCGGTGGTATATAAAGAAGAACGACTGTTGAAGATGCTTAGAGAGCTATACAACTAGATGAGGGGGTTCAAAATAAGCAAGATCTTGTGGTTGAAGCTCAGTCTCAACCTACGGAGAAGCCCTCGTGCGCGCCTCCACActgcagcagcttcttcaatattTGTCAACGACGTACACGGTGCGCTAAACCACCTAGCAAATAAATATATGGCACATATATGAATGCATATTGATCTAAAGGCTTTATTTTGATCGTGTCGAGCAGTCGTACCAGGGGGGGTGGACCGCACAACCGTGGAATACGTTAACTGGAAGGCTAAAGATAAGCACGACTCACTTTTGTTAGATTTGTGCATCCTGAATGCATATCTCACTAAAATTCCCAGTGATAAAGGTAATATCCCTTGTAGATACATAGCTTACGCTTTGCGCTCTATAGGATGCGTATAAGGGCTGCTGAGTCCTTATCGAAGCGGATACTTTTCATATAACCAGAGTATCATGCTTTGTCAGGATGTTAACGAGATGTGGAAGTGGAACTGTGGGGCCTGGGCTGAGAAAAGCGTCTTAGGGAAAGCAGTATGTCACGATCCAGGCTAGCAGCATAAAGCTATATCTTGAGCCGAATGCCAAATTCCCAATAAAAACTCAGATTCTTCGACCAGCCCTTACAAAGCTTATCTATATGCTTCGTAACATGCCGGATATGCCGTCCATGCCTGTGTGTAAGTCTCTCATATGCAATCTCCACTCATAACTGTCCGTGACGGAACGTGGCACAACTTAATCAAACACCTTAATGATAGTTGATGATCACGAGCTTCGATGTCTTGAAGCTATGCTTTAGTATCATAACTAGACAACTCAGTTTAGAAGTATCTTGGCTTGTCAGCATTGATGTCAAGTAACTACTGAGATCTTTGCATATCGCAATTACCTTCTACCGGTAGAAATTGCGGTTTGTAGCAACAATGCCAATAACTTGATATCACACGAAGTTTTAGATGTCAGTTCCTCTGGTGTCAGTGATTTCCAGACCCAACCACCTCCATCGTCCGGCCGCCTTCAGTAAGCTCTGCCGGCTCATTTCTTAGTCTTTCCTGCCTCGTTTGAGAAACAACTTAAGGAAACCATAGTAGTCCGACCGGCAAAACCCGGACAAATCACTGCCGCAACTAACAGAGAACCATCATAGACGAcgtaaatatcttaaataattcttcGAGCTAATTTCAATCAGGTCACAATTGGATTATTTTTATCCTACACTTTCCTACTTTTGGGGAGAACCAGTCAGGTCTTATTCAATCAATTTTAATAGTTTTATACATATATTTCTAAAGCCTTCATGCCGTATCACTCTGCCCCAGGTTCGAATCAGCTGGAAGAAAGAACTTTGACGTAACGCAATAAGCATGGACCATAATAATGATTTGAAGCGGGACAAGTAACGCCTGATTTGGACTTAATGAGCTATGCAAAAGCCAGACCTGTTATTGTCTGGTTGTGAGGGGCTCAGGGATACAGGGACGAAGCGGTACAATCGGCTTTCTTAGTAGagaaaaaattaagaaagagTATATGAGGCCCGTAGATATACAATATGAAAAATGTGAGGAGATGACTGGACGTCCAGTTTCGCCATACCTGACAAAGCTATGGTCTCTTGGGATTGAAAAGAGAGTATTAAGCATCTGGATAAGGGGAGACAAGTGTTGTTTCACCTAGAATACCCGAATTTGTTCGAACAAgcaaatatatctatatcaaGGAATTGATATATTCAATATTCCACACTCATGGCTACAATATCCCCTGTCAATGTTCCTGCGATAGGAATATTTTAAGGAGTATAGTTGAAGACCACCTGAGACCCTTATTCCAGGCTGATGTGAGTATTATAATAGACCTATCTGGTACAATACATTCCGAGGTCGAAGGACCATTATTCAGTGCCAGTTTAGTGTCTATCGACGTCGGAGAATTCCCACTGTTGCTGAAAATAAGACCTGAAGAGCATGAGGGGTGGCACCCAGGTTCAGGAATAATGCAGGAACACACTACTATGATAAAATCACTGTAGACACTCGTAATGTCTCAAGGCTGCTGATTATCTTGGTTCACTATCAAGGGTATATTAGGACAGCCCCAGGTGTACTTGACTGCATATTGGCGAAGCAGAGTAGTCCAAGCTGTAATTGAGATTCAATATTACTAACTCTACCATAAGAAATAgtagtaaaaatatatcgAAGATATCTCTATGCACGATACAAGACACTTGATGGTTGCTCATAATGTAGTTGTTACATAAAAAAGCTGTCACTGTTGGTAGACATGAACACAGCAAACTCTCCGCGCTATACTGAAAAGGTTCAAACCTCATATCATAAAGTTGTCCACGACGAAGTTCAGGGAGACTTGTGATAAAACCGCATATGATTTGCAATTTCCcaccattcattcaatgGTTCATGGCAAGCAGGGTCTGGGCATCGAGTACACGCATAGTGTACACGCCTAATGTGGCGTCTAAAGCTGAAGTCGGATTTGAACGGCTTTTCTCGCACGCCGTATATTGAGCAGAACAGGCACTCCAGTGGTCGTATGGTAACACACTTGTTACCTAAGCCTGCTGCAGTCCACCCTGGAAGCCCCTCACTCGAATGGATAGCCCTCAGACGTGACGTAAGGTTGGGACCGATCTGTGACACTGCATCCACAGCTGCAATTCTGCAGTTTGTTTCGTCTTGTTCCGATGTTGGCGCGAAACGGAAAAGAATAACAATCGCTTTCCGTCTCTCCTGGGAGAGGGCAACATCGTCACATACGTTGTATGTTTCCAACGGAAGGCCATGAACTTGCCGAATTACATCCTGAACCGGTTGCTCCTCGTTAAACCGGGAccgctttttctccttcatctcgcGACGAGAGGCCTGGAGTGCGGTATAATACCTCGTTCTTTGTTTCATTGCTTCCGCATACAAGGGTGTTCCTGCAGCGCTTGCAAGAGTACCATGTTTCCGCTGTATTTTCTGCTTGTATTTGAGCCAGCATTTCAAGCGACGTCTTACTGAGAGATTGGCTCTAGCTTCGATTTCCTCAGCTCCGCTAAGGTCAATGGGCCGTCGCCggtcgatcgatcgacttTGGCCACTGGCCATTCGAATGATCATGACCTGTGGCTTGAGTTGTCTCCAGGCGGCATTAAAGTCTACAGGTAGATAGTCAGGTCGGTAATTCTTCTGATATACCGATCCAGATGCATGTTGCAGTAGAAGGTTCTGTTGAGCCTCACTAATTTCGCCTGACGAAACGTTAGCCATGCCTCTTCCATGAAAAGTGTCTCGAACGCTTACAGCTGCTATTGGCCGCTTCCCCTGCGCCCCGCCGCAGCCAGTAGGGGGTGATAGGGAGGTCGAACCCGGTAATTTCGCCGAGTCGCTTCAGCCAACTGTTTAGTGTCCTGGCGGAGATATCGAAAAGATGTGCATCAGGGTCAGCCGGGTGAAGGGTGAGAGAACCAGCTGATTTAGACACTTGTAACGCATACAGCTGCCTGGCAGAACTGATATGAAGATGTCTAAAGGCAGACTTGCGTATCAACAGCCCGAGAAACAACGTCTTGGGACAGAACAACAAACAAGGCTCACTTGGGACTTCAGGAATACCTATTTCCAGGCTGTATCTGTTAAATTGAATGTTTGGGCACTTTGTACAGCAATTCGGAACATACCATGGCTTCTTTTTACCCCTATAACCTTTAGTGTTGCGTGGTTTTACTTCCAGAACCATGTGGGGTCTCTCTCGGCCGGTAGGAAACAAGGTAATCGCTACGTCGGCATGCTTTAACGATACTAGTGCCCCGGGTCGTTGTCCGGTTATTCCCGCCAAAAGAATAATCAGAGCAAGCTGTACTGGGTCCCATGGCTCGGTTGCGGTTGTCCACAGCACCTTCAGTAATTCGAAAACATCTTCGGATCGCAGTATGGGCTTTTCCTTTGATTCTGTCCGAAGTTTATGCTTCTTCGTCAGTTGATCTCGGACCTATGTAGTCAGCCCTCTGTAAGGTGCGTGAAGCATGGATAAGGGACCTCATACCCCAACCATTCCATTTTTGACCTCTGAGGGAATTGTCAGAGccgtcttctctcttctgaGTTGCGTCCAAATGTTCCAGTACGTCTGCAAGGTTGATGCCGCCTTGATATACCGACGACGAGTGGTGACTGTGTAGTCAAAGAAGGTATGTAGTGTTTTTAAGCTTGGTGGATCAGCTTTCAGCAATTCCAGTGCATCACGCTTAGTTTCCGCGCAGAATCTGTAACCCACTTAGAGCCCTACGTCGATAATGCGCATCCGTATGTTCCTACCGGCACCAGAGCTCCCACACTCTCTTCTGGAGACGAATCGTGTCATCGTCATATTGCCGCCTTTGAATAATGGAGTCGTCTAGgtctctctcctcttgcAGCCAGTCACGTTGAGTACTTTGGCCCAGGTTCATGCAAAGCTCATGTTCTGGCGAATCACTTCTGTTA belongs to Aspergillus luchuensis IFO 4308 DNA, chromosome 3, nearly complete sequence and includes:
- a CDS encoding DUF3435 domain-containing protein (COG:S;~EggNog:ENOG410PZ5E;~InterPro:IPR011010,IPR013087,IPR021842;~PFAM:PF11917;~go_function: GO:0003677 - DNA binding [Evidence IEA]), encoding MDISTMTQFREQLHRHQYSDGDHRRYDIPEKHREIGIDKPAYEGADSDDNRSDSPEHELCMNLGQSTQRDWLQEERDLDDSIIQRRQYDDDTIRLQKRVWELWCRFCAETKRDALELLKADPPSLKTLHTFFDYTVTTRRRYIKAASTLQTYWNIWTQLRREKTALTIPSEVKNGMVGVRDQLTKKHKLRTESKEKPILRSEDVFELLKVLWTTATEPWDPVQLALIILLAGITGQRPGALVSLKHADVAITLFPTGRERPHMVLEVKPRNTKGYRGKKKPCLEIGIPEVPSEPCLLFCPKTLFLGLLIRKSAFRHLHISSARQLYALQVSKSAGSLTLHPADPDAHLFDISARTLNSWLKRLGEITGFDLPITPYWLRRGAGEAANSSCEISEAQQNLLLQHASGSVYQKNYRPDYLPVDFNAAWRQLKPQVMIIRMASGQSRSIDRRRPIDLSGAEEIEARANLSVRRRLKCWLKYKQKIQRKHGTLASAAGTPLYAEAMKQRTRYYTALQASRREMKEKKRSRFNEEQPVQDVIRQVHGLPLETYNVCDDVALSQERRKAIVILFRFAPTSEQDETNCRIAAVDAVSQIGPNLTSRLRAIHSSEGLPGWTAAGLGNKCVTIRPLECLFCSIYGVREKPFKSDFSFRRHIRRVHYACTRCPDPACHEPLNEWWEIANHMRFYHKSP